In the genome of Toxoplasma gondii ME49 chromosome Ia, whole genome shotgun sequence, the window GCCACCTCGCCCTTGAATCTCGTGCGTCTCCCGCCCCTGGAGGCCCGtgagtctcttctcctttcctcttctcggcgACCCTGTCCCCCTGCGCGAGCTGCGCCGAGAAGGCCCGGAGAGCCTCGTTGACTGCGTCGCTGCTCAACGCGTTCCCCAGGGCGAACGCATGGTCGAAAATCTTCTCAGCCAGAGAAACCTCGAACGCACCCCTCACGTCGCCTGTGCAAGCCCTGCGACAAATCTCATCCACCCTCGCGCTTCGCGCATCCGCATCTCTCTCGCCACCTTCAACAGAAGAAGGGCGTTGAGCCTCTGCAGCTTGGACGGAAGCGCGCATGTCTTCAAGggggaagagcgaagaggccgACGGCAGAGTGAGGCGAGAGGGCCCGTGCTGCCTTCCAGCAGGTCCCTGAGTTCGCTGTTCCTGAAgcaaggcgaggagaaaactCCAGAGTCCACACACTTCGAGTTGCGAGCCCGGGGGGTTTGAGGATGTGCTCTGGGAAGCGAgacgcatcttcttctccacaatTCCCTCGAAATAGCGAATGAGCGAGGCCGTTGTCCTCGCGTCTGCCGCGCCCAGAGGGCCCGGAAACCCTGCGACCATCTCcaggaagagcggagagcTCTCGGCGCGGAGTTCCGACTCCTTCGATGCCTCGCGAGGGCCTGACACACCTGCGCCCCCCACCAGGGCCTCCGCCAGAGGCAGCTCAGACACCGCCGAAGTCTCAGGACTCCCCAAAAACATGAAGCCCCCCAGTCCAAAGGCGACAGGGACGCCCACCGACCCCACGCGATGCTGTGAGAACGACACCTCGCCCTGACTCGACGCACCTCCCGTGAAGGTCGCAACCGCGCCCGAAAAAACTGGGGTCAAAGGGCCTGGGgccggagagacagcgaccgGAGGGGCGGGACCCACGGGGACTGGAGGCGTGGGGGCCACGGGGACTGGAGGGGCGGGGCCCACGGGGACTGGAGCAGCGTGACCCACGGAGACTGGAGGCGTGGGGCCCACGGGGACTGGAGGGGCGGGGCCCAAGGGGCCTGGAGGAGCGTGACCCACGGAGACTGGAGGCGTGGGGCCCACGGGAACTGGAGGGGCGGGGCCCACGGCGACTGGAGGGGCGGGGCCCACGGCGACTGGAGGCGTGGGGGCCACGGGGAGTGGAGGAGCGGGGCCCACGGGGACTGGAGGGGCGGGGCCCACGGGGACTGGAGGGGCGGGGCCCACGGGAACTGGAGGAGCGGGGCCCACGGAGACTGGAGGCGTGGGGGTCACGGGGACTGGAGGGGCGGGGCCCACGGGGACTGGAGGAGCGGGGCCCACGGAGACTGGAGGCGTGGGGGTCACGGGGACTGGAGGGGCGGGGCCCACGGGGACTGGAGGAGCGGGGCCCACGGAGACTGGAGGCGTGGGGGCCACGGGGACTGGAGGAGCGGGGCCCACGGAGCCCAGGGCCTGGGGAGCTGGGCAAGGCTGCGCACCCCACATCCCGCGTTGacgagctgtctcctcggacgCGGCTCGTGTTTCCTTTGGGCCCAGATGTGGGGCGCGGAGCCACGCGGGCGGCGCCGGCAGGGGCACGGTGGGAGGCAGAGCAGACGCGTGAGGGTCTCGTCCCCCGAGAGCAGAAAAGCTGGGTCCTGCCAGGGGCGTCTCGTTTCCAGGTCGCTGAGACGCTGCAGGGGgtagaggagaagagaatgGATTTTCAGCAGAAGATGGAttctgaaggagagaggagaagtcTGTGTCAGACTGGAGAGCCTGTCGGGTGTCTTCGGGGGCGCCGAGATCAACTGCCGGTCTTGGGccctgttctctttctcccgcgcGGACCTCCTCCCCGGGGGCCGTCTGGTCGACTGCATGGCCCAAAACGTCCCCAGTCGCTGAAGTGTCTCCGTCACCACGGGGCGCAGACgcaggcagaagagacgaggaggtcCAGAGTTCTCGCGAAGTCTCTGTCGCGACACCGGAACTCGTCAAGGGATTCGCTACGGATCCATACCCCGAGCTCAAGGCGAGctccttttcgcttctgtgcCCATCTTTCCCGCCGCATCTGATCTCGcccttttcctctgtctcctcggaagCAAGGGTCCCCTCGatctctcttgtctcctccggGGCCTCTGCCGAAGCCCGGAGGGCGCCTTCGACACCCAGTGCGCGTTCcccctctcccttctctcccatGTCTTTCGCTccactttccttctctccaacatccttctctcccgtgtCTTTCGCTCCAGTCCTGTGtgctcctctttcttgtGGCTCAGTCTCGAGGGCCGTGGCTTGGTCGGCAGGGCCGGCGAGGGTCGAGATGGCGCCGAGGATTTCGCACGCAGCCGCACTGTTGAAGACGCTGTCCGACGCATCGTCGTctcggaagagaaagagcggatcccctctcgctgcttcttcagcttctcgtctgtcgagGAAAGCAGGAGCAAATCTTCCACAGTCCTCTGTCGCGACAcctggagagacacccgcAAAGTGGACTGCGTCTGTGGCGTCTGAACAGAACGACGAGGGGACGCCTCCAAGCCCAAACAGAGTGTCTGCGGGGGATTGGCCGTGGTCCAGCTCTTCTGGAGTGCCTCCGGCCGACTGACTCGGAGGTCCAGAGTCCTCAGCTTCGCGCGGCGCGGAGGGTGCGTCGCCCTGGTTGTGCTCctcagatgcatgcagttgtcCAGATCTAGACACTACCTCTTCTGCGCAGACAGCCGCAGTTCCTGACCCCGTCTCGCCAGACGCACGAGCTTCCTCTGACAAGACAAAGGCgcaagaggaggaggaggaatCCGAGACACAtggcgcctctctctctaaCGCTGAGCCCTCTTCCTGCTGCACAAAAGCGCTGCGTTCGTCGCCGGATTCCATTCGCCTCTCATGCTCTTCAGTTTCCTTGTCGACcccgcgcgtctctccagagccCTGACGCTTCTCCGGCACCCTTTCtgcgttctgcgtctcggcagggagaggagaagcatcTGCGGAAGTCCGACGGTCGCCTCTCGCTTCAGGGAATGGCGCCAAACTCTCAGACCGGTCTTGCTCTGAAGACGTATTCGGGACCCCTGCtgtctcgggtgtctctacaGCTCCCGCCGAGGATGGAGCGACAGAGCTGGCCTGCAGGCAGGCGGATGCCTCGCGCGCAGGCTCTCCACCGATGAATAGAGAAGCCGGAGCTCTCCCCTCAGATCCGCCTTCGCTGGGAGGCCAAGGTCCGAGGCTGTTGTCCACGGAAGGCGGCAGCACCCCCCCAGGgacgacagaagagagaggaggggcAGAGCTCCAGACAGGAGGAGCGACAGGAGCAGATGCAAAAGCAGGGAGCGGAGCAGAtgcaggagggagaggactagagagagagggcgaagGAGTCTCCGTTTCCCCGGGAGGCTTTGAATCGACAGAAGTGAAGACGGcttcagaagaaaacggattCCTGAACATCGGCAAAGGCGCCTCCGGAGGCGCCTTTGCCGACAGTTGggcaggcgaggaagccaacgatgaaggaagagaggaaagtggATGATAAGATGGTGGAACCGCCAGTGGTGAAGATGAAGGAGGAGGGAATGAAGAGGGTCCGGAGCTACTTTCTGCAGCATTTAAAGGAGTTAAGAACGGATTCTTAAACGGCAAAGGAACTGCGAAGTCGCTCTGCTTTTCCCCCTCGGTCTCCGTTTGAGAACCTGAAGAGGCAGACACTCCGTTGGGTGTAGGGCCT includes:
- a CDS encoding hypothetical protein (encoded by transcript TGME49_294730), which gives rise to MSVANLFSSDPSGAGDDWLHAAPQTNFPASHCSGSPPAPSSPPFPPPFPVCGFSSAAEASFSPSGGPASSSPPLAPPSYQAAFQMVNPFASVAISASSASPAPPGAPAALLQTSFPQKAVAADELSRIRDNGGLHARSMEHPLEKSETGTAGGRPQDTEGQPLTHRDPLPSAGGLDVAAEASGVCTRGEKEGAYAARVQCAVGPHASPHRGPTPNGVSASSGSQTETEGEKQSDFAVPLPFKNPFLTPLNAAESSSGPSSFPPPSSSPLAVPPSYHPLSSLPSSLASSPAQLSAKAPPEAPLPMFRNPFSSEAVFTSVDSKPPGETETPSPSLSSPLPPASAPLPAFASAPVAPPVWSSAPPLSSVVPGGVLPPSVDNSLGPWPPSEGGSEGRAPASLFIGGEPAREASACLQASSVAPSSAGAVETPETAGVPNTSSEQDRSESLAPFPEARGDRRTSADASPLPAETQNAERVPEKRQGSGETRGVDKETEEHERRMESGDERSAFVQQEEGSALEREAPCVSDSSSSSCAFVLSEEARASGETGSGTAAVCAEEVVSRSGQLHASEEHNQGDAPSAPREAEDSGPPSQSAGGTPEELDHGQSPADTLFGLGGVPSSFCSDATDAVHFAGVSPGVATEDCGRFAPAFLDRREAEEAARGDPLFLFRDDDASDSVFNSAAACEILGAISTLAGPADQATALETEPQERGAHRTGAKDTGEKDVGEKESGAKDMGEKGEGERALGVEGALRASAEAPEETREIEGTLASEETEEKGEIRCGGKDGHRSEKELALSSGYGSVANPLTSSGVATETSRELWTSSSLLPASAPRGDGDTSATGDVLGHAVDQTAPGEEVRAGEREQGPRPAVDLGAPEDTRQALQSDTDFSSLLQNPSSAENPFSSPLPPAASQRPGNETPLAGPSFSALGGRDPHASALPPTVPLPAPPAWLRAPHLGPKETRAASEETARQRGMWGAQPCPAPQALGSVGPAPPVPVAPTPPVSVGPAPPVPVGPAPPVPVTPTPPVSVGPAPPVPVGPAPPVPVTPTPPVSVGPAPPVPVGPAPPVPVGPAPPVPVGPAPPLPVAPTPPVAVGPAPPVAVGPAPPVPVGPTPPVSVGHAPPGPLGPAPPVPVGPTPPVSVGHAAPVPVGPAPPVPVAPTPPVPVGPAPPVAVSPAPGPLTPVFSGAVATFTGGASSQGEVSFSQHRVGSVGVPVAFGLGGFMFLGSPETSAVSELPLAEALVGGAGVSGPREASKESELRAESSPLFLEMVAGFPGPLGAADARTTASLIRYFEGIVEKKMRLASQSTSSNPPGSQLEVCGLWSFLLALLQEQRTQGPAGRQHGPSRLTLPSASSLFPLEDMRASVQAAEAQRPSSVEGGERDADARSARVDEICRRACTGDVRGAFEVSLAEKIFDHAFALGNALSSDAVNEALRAFSAQLAQGDRVAEKRKGEETHGPPGAGDARDSRARWRRAVASLYRVVGQDPDEFIMDADSVEAWYPTAALVARLAGLVHPTGQRLLLALSGALAETESSASPSSWCGCLHASQLCALLAGKTVAPVSLLDPLPRKLGTTSGRRLSREDGTLFSIGGSPVEEVILTETLEYLYRLHDPQFMFPQLIPSKIWYAFFLADLGLLQQAQSYCSMAASFLRALPQIQVPTELRQELREVQQKIECLQQTGKFSSLNSHLLALHRPSLGAPEAPAIASALGVEPREGPPTSSFFQGLAQGEREKKEESGLSLAAVVGGSWLEGMIGGLKKALSAEERNIGVENAFYYDHVQKRWRERGREHEEESLPADAADPGSGSGPAAPAPPPPPPPPMGVETATRPRTGADKRNRYVDVFSSGNSNGGRQGVASASLISSGLYASAPEGPARNSEPFRAAPLPAASGLLTSPFGASGPSQTVGDLCIPTEKISPATALHARPAFPSPTPSVSPAPNHFGGSVSPQGDSYPGGPSVSGGNISSASPFPACQAPNGVADASGPFPPQDLSGSTGPLSSVSTGPLSSVSTDPLSSVSTGPIPGFSTGPVPGVSSAPQSVSPVAPPHPTGPSSLPFPSGNLGASSGPFASADPVPTAPFPGGCATPTPYMRPPKAAVPAASPFGPPPSGDSVSFFSGPQAPQPAGDGRQGPATYTRRDIQW